One window from the genome of Fusobacterium russii ATCC 25533 encodes:
- a CDS encoding tetratricopeptide repeat protein, whose amino-acid sequence MKNVYFLLLFIFIACSNSKKEANYYFIKGLNEYQKNEKVKALENYHKAYNLDKKNIEIIKELAFLYADFGDIQKSKEYYLKALELKPYDENTLENLLNIFYNENNIKDFSKYSEQILDKNSLLYKHSQARLRILKNKK is encoded by the coding sequence ATGAAAAATGTGTATTTTTTATTATTGTTTATTTTTATAGCTTGCTCAAATAGTAAGAAGGAAGCAAATTATTATTTTATAAAAGGCCTAAATGAATATCAAAAAAATGAAAAAGTAAAGGCTTTGGAAAATTATCATAAAGCTTATAATTTAGATAAAAAAAATATAGAAATTATAAAGGAATTGGCATTTTTATATGCAGATTTCGGAGATATTCAGAAATCAAAAGAATATTATTTAAAAGCTTTAGAATTAAAACCTTATGATGAGAATACTTTAGAAAATTTATTAAATATTTTTTATAATGAAAATAATATAAAAGATTTTTCAAAATATTCAGAGCAAATTTTGGATAAGAACAGTTTACTATATAAGCATAGTCAAGCTAGGCTAAGGATATTAAAAAATAAAAAGTAA
- a CDS encoding DUF502 domain-containing protein, protein MKKHFYTGLVVVLPLLITFYIFNWFLKMVIKLISGTILTRIIRWILEISFHGHAHEIQFQILTYLISIILIIFFITLLGYTTKIVFFSKIMKKGLDFIERIPLIKSVYTTARQIIGMLYSTEGEVAYKRVVAVEYPRKGMYVVGFMTSERNETMEKVFGEENVVNVFIPTSPNPTSGMLVCVPSRDVKILSMDTETAFKLIISGGYVTEESIKRLQSEKKEGE, encoded by the coding sequence ATGAAAAAACATTTTTATACAGGCTTGGTAGTAGTTTTACCTTTGCTGATAACCTTCTATATATTTAACTGGTTTTTGAAGATGGTAATTAAGCTAATCAGTGGAACAATATTGACAAGAATAATAAGATGGATTTTAGAAATAAGCTTTCACGGTCATGCTCATGAAATTCAATTTCAAATACTTACTTATTTAATATCAATAATTTTAATAATTTTTTTTATTACTTTATTAGGTTATACAACAAAAATTGTATTTTTTTCAAAAATAATGAAAAAAGGATTAGATTTTATTGAAAGAATTCCACTTATAAAATCTGTATACACTACTGCAAGGCAAATAATAGGAATGCTTTACAGTACAGAGGGAGAGGTGGCATATAAAAGAGTTGTTGCGGTTGAATACCCTAGAAAAGGAATGTATGTAGTAGGATTTATGACTTCAGAAAGAAATGAAACTATGGAGAAGGTATTTGGAGAGGAGAATGTTGTAAATGTTTTTATTCCCACATCACCTAATCCAACATCTGGAATGTTGGTGTGTGTTCCTAGCAGAGATGTAAAGATTTTAAGTATGGATACTGAAACAGCTTTTAAGTTAATAATCTCTGGTGGCTATGTGACAGAAGAAAGCATAAAAAGGCTTCAATCAGAAAAAAAAGAAGGCGAATGA
- a CDS encoding hemolysin family protein — protein MDTYLNVLILVILILLSGFFSASETALAAYRTNNLEKLDEERKKKTYELLKKWLKDPNEMLTGILIGNNIVNILASSIATVVIVNYFGKNSSSVLLATGIMTILILIFGEITPKLIARNNSTRIAEVVVFIIYVMSFILKPIIALLMLISKLIGRILGINLTSSQIMITEEDIISFVNVGNAEGIIEEDEKEMIHSIVTLGETTAKEVMTPRTSMLAFEGSKTIDEVWDEIVENGFSRIPVYNGTIDDIIGIMYVKDLMTYIKNGNLDVPISEIVRNTYYVPETKSIIEILKEFRSLKVHIAMVLDEYGGIVGLVTIEDLIEEIVGEIRDEYDEEEEDFFKKIAENEYEVDAMIDIETLDKELDIDLPISEDYESLGGLMIKELGRICDVGDEITIENLYLRVLEVEKMRVSKVLIKKLEKEEGE, from the coding sequence TTGGACACGTATTTGAATGTGTTAATATTGGTAATTTTAATTCTATTATCTGGATTTTTTTCAGCATCAGAAACTGCCTTAGCAGCTTACAGAACAAATAATTTAGAAAAACTTGATGAAGAAAGAAAGAAAAAAACTTATGAGTTATTAAAGAAATGGCTAAAAGATCCTAATGAAATGCTTACAGGGATACTTATTGGGAATAATATAGTAAATATTTTAGCTTCTTCAATAGCGACAGTAGTAATAGTGAACTACTTTGGGAAAAATAGTTCCTCAGTACTTTTAGCAACAGGAATAATGACAATTCTGATTCTGATATTTGGAGAAATTACTCCAAAGCTTATTGCGAGAAATAATAGCACAAGAATAGCAGAGGTTGTGGTTTTTATAATTTATGTAATGTCATTTATTTTGAAACCTATAATAGCTCTTCTTATGCTAATTTCAAAGCTTATTGGAAGAATACTAGGAATAAATTTGACAAGCTCACAGATAATGATAACAGAGGAAGATATAATTTCATTTGTAAATGTTGGGAATGCAGAGGGGATAATAGAAGAGGATGAAAAAGAGATGATACATTCTATTGTTACTTTAGGTGAAACAACAGCTAAAGAGGTAATGACACCGAGAACTTCAATGCTTGCCTTTGAAGGAAGTAAAACTATAGATGAAGTATGGGATGAAATAGTTGAAAATGGATTTTCAAGAATACCTGTTTATAATGGAACAATTGACGACATTATAGGAATAATGTATGTAAAAGATTTGATGACCTATATAAAAAATGGGAATTTGGATGTTCCTATAAGTGAGATTGTGAGAAATACTTATTATGTACCTGAAACTAAATCAATTATTGAGATTTTAAAAGAGTTTAGAAGTCTAAAAGTTCATATTGCTATGGTATTAGATGAGTATGGAGGTATTGTAGGGCTTGTTACAATAGAGGATTTAATTGAAGAAATAGTTGGTGAAATAAGGGATGAGTATGATGAAGAAGAAGAGGATTTCTTTAAAAAAATAGCTGAGAATGAATATGAAGTAGATGCAATGATAGATATAGAAACCTTAGATAAAGAACTAGATATAGATTTACCAATATCAGAAGACTATGAGAGTTTGGGTGGTTTAATGATAAAAGAATTAGGAAGAATATGCGATGTTGGTGATGAGATAACTATAGAGAACTTGTATTTACGAGTATTAGAAGTTGAAAAAATGAGAGTTTCTAAAGTACTTATAAAGAAATTAGAAAAAGAAGAAGGTGAATAA
- a CDS encoding ACT domain-containing protein: MKKEEKREFYIVDKKILPKSVQNVIRVNELIHKMKISKYEAIKRIGISRSTYYKYKDFIKPFFESGGDKIYSMHLTVTDRTAMLSDILDVIANENINILTVVQNMPIDGEAKTTIVIKTTDDMLKKVEFMLDKMRKVKGVKDIRMTGSN; encoded by the coding sequence ATGAAAAAAGAGGAAAAAAGAGAATTTTATATTGTGGACAAAAAAATTCTACCTAAATCAGTTCAAAATGTTATTAGAGTAAATGAACTAATACATAAAATGAAAATATCCAAATATGAGGCAATAAAAAGAATAGGGATAAGTAGAAGCACATATTATAAATATAAAGATTTTATAAAGCCATTTTTTGAAAGTGGAGGGGATAAAATTTATAGTATGCATTTGACAGTGACTGATAGAACAGCTATGTTATCAGATATCTTAGATGTTATTGCTAATGAAAACATAAATATATTAACAGTTGTTCAAAATATGCCAATAGATGGTGAGGCAAAAACTACTATAGTTATAAAAACAACAGATGATATGTTAAAAAAAGTTGAATTTATGTTAGATAAAATGCGAAAAGTAAAAGGTGTTAAAGACATAAGGATGACTGGAAGTAATTAA
- a CDS encoding bifunctional 5,10-methylenetetrahydrofolate dehydrogenase/5,10-methenyltetrahydrofolate cyclohydrolase has translation MLMDGKKIAKEIKEEIKAEIDRIREQYKIFPEVALIMVGKDPASEVYINSQINLCKTLGIEARVFFFENNITEQLLLDLIEDLNNSPTTDGIMLNLPLPKHMNVTKILNNIKLEKDVDGFKAENLGLLFQNDSNFIAPSTPAGIMEMLKRYKIDLTGKDVVVVGRSNIVGKPVAALVLNAHGTVTICNSYTKNLQEKTRNADILISAVGKPEFIKADMVKEGAVVIDVGINKIGNKIVGDIDFENVKDKVSHITPVPGGIGTLTVAMLFSNILKAFKKNRSILEEE, from the coding sequence ATGCTAATGGATGGGAAAAAAATAGCAAAAGAAATAAAAGAGGAAATAAAGGCTGAAATAGATAGAATAAGGGAGCAATATAAAATATTTCCAGAGGTTGCCTTAATAATGGTGGGTAAAGATCCGGCTTCAGAGGTTTATATAAATTCACAAATAAATTTATGTAAGACTTTAGGTATAGAAGCTAGAGTTTTTTTCTTTGAAAATAATATAACAGAACAGTTATTATTAGATTTGATAGAGGATTTAAATAATAGTCCTACAACAGATGGAATAATGTTAAATTTACCTTTACCAAAACATATGAATGTTACAAAAATTTTAAATAATATTAAATTAGAAAAAGATGTAGATGGATTTAAGGCGGAAAATTTGGGACTATTATTTCAAAATGATAGTAACTTTATAGCTCCATCAACTCCTGCCGGGATAATGGAAATGTTAAAGAGGTATAAGATAGATTTAACTGGAAAAGATGTAGTTGTAGTAGGGAGAAGTAACATAGTAGGAAAGCCTGTAGCTGCTCTCGTCTTAAATGCACACGGAACTGTGACTATTTGTAATAGTTATACAAAAAATTTGCAAGAAAAGACAAGGAATGCAGATATCCTAATAAGTGCTGTAGGAAAGCCAGAATTTATAAAGGCTGATATGGTGAAAGAAGGAGCAGTAGTTATAGATGTGGGAATAAATAAAATTGGTAATAAAATTGTTGGAGATATAGATTTTGAAAATGTAAAAGATAAAGTATCTCATATAACTCCAGTTCCTGGAGGTATTGGCACACTGACTGTAGCTATGTTATTTTCTAATATCTTAAAAGCATTTAAGAAGAATAGGAGTATTTTGGAGGAAGAATGA